From a single Anaerobranca gottschalkii DSM 13577 genomic region:
- the rsmH gene encoding 16S rRNA (cytosine(1402)-N(4))-methyltransferase RsmH — MEFKHTTVLLKETIDGLEVKEKGIYVDCTLGGGGHTREIFSRVNGNCTVIGIDQDQIALDYNIKKFAELGKRFIPVKGNFADIDLYLEKLNIDGIDGCVFDLGVSSPQLDIPERGFSYNHNAPLDMRMSQDAKLTAKEIVNGWSEEQLFEIISEYGEEKWARRIAKFIVENRPIYTTFELVDVIKKAIPKGAREDGPHPAKRTFQAIRIAVNDELGVLERGLKKAIELLKPKGRISVITFHSLEDRIVKNIFKEATLDCLCPREYPICVCNHKRKLRLITKKPIVPSKKELDQNPRARSAKLRIAERV, encoded by the coding sequence ATGGAATTTAAACATACTACTGTACTACTGAAAGAAACAATAGACGGTCTAGAAGTTAAAGAAAAGGGAATTTATGTTGATTGTACTTTAGGGGGAGGAGGACATACTAGAGAAATCTTTTCTAGGGTTAATGGGAACTGTACTGTTATTGGTATTGATCAAGATCAAATAGCCCTTGATTATAATATAAAAAAATTTGCAGAACTAGGTAAAAGGTTTATACCGGTAAAAGGAAATTTTGCAGATATCGACCTTTATCTAGAAAAATTAAATATTGATGGTATTGATGGTTGTGTATTTGATTTAGGGGTATCATCACCTCAATTAGATATACCAGAGAGGGGTTTTAGTTATAATCATAATGCCCCTTTAGATATGAGGATGAGTCAAGATGCTAAATTAACAGCAAAAGAGATAGTTAATGGCTGGTCAGAAGAACAGCTCTTTGAAATAATTTCAGAGTACGGTGAAGAAAAATGGGCAAGGAGAATTGCAAAATTTATCGTAGAAAATAGGCCAATTTATACAACATTTGAACTGGTAGATGTAATTAAAAAAGCAATTCCAAAAGGGGCCAGAGAAGATGGACCTCATCCTGCTAAAAGAACTTTTCAAGCTATAAGGATTGCAGTCAATGATGAACTTGGAGTACTAGAACGGGGCCTTAAAAAAGCGATTGAATTGTTAAAACCTAAAGGGAGGATAAGTGTAATAACTTTTCATTCTTTAGAAGATAGGATTGTGAAAAACATTTTTAAAGAAGCTACACTAGATTGTCTATGTCCTAGGGAATACCCAATTTGTGTTTGTAATCATAAAAGAAAACTTAGGTTAATAACTAAAAAGCCTATAGTTCCGTCTAAAAAAGAATTAGATCAAAACCCTAGGGCAAGAAGTGCAAAATTGAGGATAGCTGAACGAGTATAA
- the ftsL gene encoding cell division protein FtsL: protein MVAVKKERVNYQYLKPNFEGEKGRQAKKLTLSPVVKTGLLILALVAMGITIIYRSSVINSYNLELQSKKRFYNNLMDEKYHLQLEVARLSSIARIDKIATEQLDLRPPKPEQIVIINTSNWSDNGN, encoded by the coding sequence ATGGTAGCAGTTAAAAAAGAAAGGGTTAATTACCAATATCTAAAGCCCAATTTTGAAGGGGAAAAGGGAAGGCAGGCAAAAAAATTAACTTTAAGTCCTGTGGTTAAAACAGGTTTGCTAATTTTAGCTTTAGTGGCAATGGGTATAACAATTATTTACAGAAGTTCAGTTATTAATAGCTATAACTTAGAGTTGCAAAGTAAAAAAAGATTCTATAATAATTTGATGGATGAGAAATACCATTTACAACTAGAAGTAGCGAGATTGAGTTCTATAGCGAGAATTGATAAAATAGCCACAGAGCAATTGGATTTGCGTCCTCCCAAGCCGGAACAGATAGTAATAATTAATACTTCTAATTGGAGTGATAATGGTAATTAA
- a CDS encoding stage V sporulation protein D yields the protein MKEGVSNLQVRKRLLETFMIFTFFFLVLMVRLFWIQFLKSEEYLNKAQNQWTRSLIVQPQRGQIFDRNGQLLAGSASAETIVVIPSMVRDAEKKRPGLIDEMAVNLAAILDMEVETVKDRLTRNASQVYLKRKVEDEVALKVVELNYPGIRTTVESKRFYPNGNLASHILGFVGIDEGLEGIEFQYENELKGKPGNIVYQSDARGREIPGGIQQYIPPQDGLDIVLTIDSRIQNIIERELTKAMINHAPLSAAAIAVNPHTGEILGMASMPNFDPGNYGLYPQSNWRNPLITSSFEPGSTFKIITLAAGLEENVFSIYDTYYCDGYYEVAGRKLGCWTRYRGGHGLQTFIEVTENSCNPGFIELGMRLGKEKLFQYIHGFGFGKRTGIDLPGEQTGILFDINSRYFSLVDLGVSAFGQGNAVTPIQQIMAVSAVVNGGTLMKPYIAKEFYDQDGQLVKENKPTAIRRVISEETSKELVHILESVVINGSGKFGAVPGYRIGGKTGTAQKISPTGGYLPGKFILSFIGFAPVEDPQVVLYVMVDEPSIGPQWGSQVAAPIFRNIMGDILKVLNVKPNNAEIEQEPPKLGIIPNLRNQTIDEAIGTLQISGFNLQIEGEGEYIIAQTPKAGIQMPINSTVIVYTSNSQTADFEEVTVPDLKGKSLKEVKDLLGLLNLQVEIKGSGIAVDQRPKAGEKVKANTTIVVEFAPLVR from the coding sequence ATGAAAGAAGGAGTATCAAATTTACAAGTTAGAAAAAGACTTTTAGAAACTTTTATGATTTTTACCTTTTTCTTCCTAGTGTTAATGGTAAGATTATTTTGGATACAATTTCTTAAAAGTGAGGAATATTTAAATAAAGCGCAAAATCAATGGACCCGAAGTTTAATAGTACAACCTCAAAGGGGACAGATATTTGACAGGAATGGTCAGTTGTTAGCGGGAAGCGCCAGTGCGGAAACTATTGTAGTAATCCCGTCGATGGTCAGAGATGCTGAGAAGAAAAGGCCGGGACTTATCGATGAGATGGCTGTAAATTTAGCTGCCATTTTAGATATGGAAGTAGAGACAGTTAAAGATAGATTGACTAGAAATGCTTCACAAGTTTATCTTAAAAGAAAAGTTGAAGATGAAGTTGCACTAAAAGTTGTAGAATTAAATTACCCTGGTATTAGAACAACAGTGGAATCTAAGCGTTTTTATCCAAATGGTAATTTGGCCAGTCATATATTAGGTTTTGTAGGGATTGACGAAGGGTTAGAAGGTATAGAGTTTCAATATGAAAATGAATTAAAGGGTAAACCAGGTAACATAGTATATCAATCTGATGCAAGGGGTAGAGAAATACCTGGAGGAATTCAACAATATATTCCACCTCAAGATGGTTTAGATATAGTTTTAACTATAGATAGTAGAATTCAGAATATTATTGAACGGGAACTAACTAAAGCTATGATTAACCACGCTCCATTATCTGCTGCTGCTATAGCAGTTAATCCTCATACAGGGGAAATTTTAGGGATGGCAAGTATGCCTAATTTTGATCCTGGGAACTATGGATTATATCCCCAGAGCAATTGGAGAAATCCTTTGATAACTAGTAGTTTTGAGCCCGGATCTACATTTAAAATTATAACTTTAGCAGCAGGTTTAGAAGAAAATGTTTTTTCTATATATGATACTTATTACTGTGATGGATATTATGAAGTGGCGGGAAGAAAATTAGGTTGTTGGACTAGATACCGTGGAGGCCATGGACTTCAAACTTTTATAGAAGTAACAGAAAACTCATGTAACCCAGGGTTTATAGAACTGGGAATGCGTTTGGGGAAAGAAAAACTATTTCAGTACATTCACGGTTTTGGTTTTGGGAAAAGAACAGGTATAGATTTACCTGGTGAGCAAACAGGGATTTTATTTGATATTAATAGTCGTTATTTTAGTTTAGTTGATCTAGGAGTATCAGCTTTTGGTCAAGGTAATGCTGTGACCCCTATTCAACAAATTATGGCTGTTTCTGCTGTTGTTAATGGTGGTACATTAATGAAACCTTATATAGCTAAAGAATTTTATGATCAAGACGGGCAATTAGTTAAAGAAAATAAACCTACAGCAATAAGGAGAGTAATTTCTGAAGAAACTTCCAAAGAATTAGTCCATATACTAGAAAGTGTTGTGATCAATGGATCAGGAAAGTTTGGGGCAGTACCGGGCTATAGGATTGGTGGTAAAACGGGGACAGCTCAGAAAATTAGTCCTACTGGTGGCTATCTTCCAGGTAAATTTATATTATCCTTTATAGGTTTTGCTCCTGTGGAAGATCCTCAAGTGGTACTATATGTAATGGTAGATGAGCCTAGCATTGGACCACAATGGGGATCACAAGTAGCTGCTCCAATTTTTAGAAATATAATGGGGGATATTTTAAAGGTACTAAATGTAAAGCCCAATAATGCAGAAATAGAACAGGAGCCGCCTAAGTTAGGAATAATCCCTAATTTGCGAAATCAAACTATTGATGAAGCTATAGGGACATTACAAATTAGTGGTTTTAACCTTCAAATAGAAGGGGAAGGGGAATATATTATTGCTCAAACACCAAAAGCTGGAATTCAAATGCCTATTAATTCAACTGTAATTGTTTATACTAGTAACAGTCAAACTGCAGATTTTGAAGAAGTGACAGTTCCAGACCTTAAAGGAAAATCTCTCAAGGAAGTAAAAGACCTCTTAGGACTATTAAATTTACAAGTAGAAATTAAGGGAAGCGGGATAGCGGTAGATCAAAGGCCTAAAGCAGGAGAAAAAGTCAAAGCTAATACAACAATTGTAGTGGAGTTTGCACCACTGGTACGCTAG
- a CDS encoding UDP-N-acetylmuramoyl-L-alanyl-D-glutamate--2,6-diaminopimelate ligase produces MKINELLSGLRFVQTDIANIDIEGICIDSRLVKSGDLFIAVKGATFDGHDFIIQALDKGAKAVVINYSYLDKIPQKIKDKVVAVKDTSKALGLLAAKFYGYPTQKLNVIGVTGTNGKTTVTHLIGKLLGFNNKNKVGILGTTGYVFDNKIYEAKNTTPNPLIIQDFSHKIVKENGQYLVMEASSHGIINNRLNGTEFDIAVFTNITQDHLDFHKTFENYRLAKGLFLTSLGTFGFKNNKSKYIVINADDPNSEYFQSVSLCEVLTYGINKDCDVKAEDIITTVNGSKFKLQTWLGSIIIETNLIGHFSIYNCLAAISVAILEGMSLQEIKEAFKCITGVPGRFEVLKSSGDYTVIVDYAHTPDGLENVLQTASLIKENRILLVFGCGGDRDRGKRPLMAEIAEKYADFSIITNDNPRGEKPEKIAEDIIKGFSKKNYQVILDRREAIKRAITIADKGDIILIVGKGHENYQIIGDEIIEFDDKQVAYELMKEIEEK; encoded by the coding sequence ATGAAAATTAATGAATTATTATCTGGGCTCAGATTTGTACAAACAGATATTGCAAATATTGATATTGAAGGGATTTGTATTGATTCTCGTTTAGTAAAATCCGGTGATCTTTTTATAGCTGTTAAAGGAGCAACATTTGATGGACATGATTTTATAATTCAAGCTTTAGATAAGGGGGCAAAGGCTGTAGTTATTAATTATTCATATTTAGATAAAATACCTCAAAAGATAAAAGATAAAGTTGTTGCTGTAAAAGATACATCTAAGGCATTAGGGTTGTTAGCTGCTAAATTTTATGGTTATCCAACTCAAAAGTTAAATGTTATTGGAGTAACAGGAACAAACGGAAAAACTACTGTTACCCACCTTATTGGTAAATTATTAGGTTTTAATAATAAAAATAAAGTTGGGATATTAGGAACAACTGGATATGTTTTTGATAATAAAATTTATGAAGCTAAAAACACTACCCCTAATCCCCTAATTATCCAAGATTTTTCCCATAAGATAGTGAAAGAGAATGGTCAATATCTTGTTATGGAAGCATCTTCCCATGGAATTATAAATAATAGGCTTAATGGAACTGAATTTGACATTGCAGTTTTCACCAATATTACTCAAGATCATTTGGATTTTCATAAAACCTTTGAAAATTATCGTTTGGCAAAGGGATTGTTTTTAACTTCCTTAGGAACCTTTGGTTTTAAAAATAATAAGAGTAAATACATAGTTATAAACGCCGATGATCCTAACAGTGAATATTTTCAATCAGTAAGTTTATGTGAAGTTTTGACTTATGGTATAAATAAAGATTGTGATGTAAAAGCTGAAGATATTATAACAACTGTTAATGGTTCTAAATTCAAGCTACAGACCTGGTTGGGTAGTATAATTATAGAAACAAATTTAATTGGACATTTTAGTATTTATAACTGTTTAGCTGCTATAAGTGTTGCTATTCTAGAGGGTATGTCTTTACAAGAAATCAAAGAAGCTTTTAAATGTATTACTGGAGTACCTGGCCGTTTTGAAGTATTAAAAAGCTCAGGGGATTATACAGTTATTGTAGATTATGCCCATACCCCTGATGGTTTAGAAAATGTTCTTCAAACTGCTTCACTAATTAAAGAAAATCGTATTTTATTAGTATTTGGTTGTGGTGGAGACAGGGATAGAGGAAAAAGACCATTAATGGCTGAAATTGCTGAAAAATACGCAGATTTTTCAATTATCACTAATGATAATCCGAGGGGAGAAAAACCAGAAAAAATTGCTGAAGATATAATAAAGGGATTCAGTAAAAAAAATTATCAAGTTATACTTGATAGAAGGGAAGCTATAAAAAGAGCTATTACCATTGCAGACAAAGGGGATATAATTCTAATTGTAGGGAAAGGCCACGAAAATTATCAGATCATAGGAGATGAAATTATTGAGTTTGATGATAAACAAGTAGCTTATGAACTTATGAAGGAGATTGAGGAAAAATGA
- a CDS encoding UDP-N-acetylmuramoyl-tripeptide--D-alanyl-D-alanine ligase, whose translation MNLTTSVIAKYVNGIKLSSRGELTITSCVIDSRKAVSNSLFIPFKGERVNGYDFIKNAVENGSSCIFIEDEKYFNPELPCEFILVKDNVIALQQLASNYRDGLDLKVIGVTGSNGKTTTKDLVATVTSVKGKTLKTQGNLNNHLGLPLTLLNCDESHEFAVLEMGMSQLGEIDVLSKIAKPDIGIITNIGESHLENLKTKENIAKAKGEIFNHLNPEGIGVLNGDDPYLKDLINTLPKVITYGLREYNQLYAKNIHRVGNSTVFQVKGLGIDETIHLPLLGEHNVYNCLVAIAVGLNFGIDISDIKQSLLDLQLTGMRTEILSLKEITLINDCYNASETSTKAALRVLEDLGKGKIKIAFLGDMLELGDYTEQAHFNVGKQAALIGVGKIITVGQYGKYIKSGALNGGFNGEFLSFANSQQAKEYVKDIIIPGATVLVKGSRGIRMEQIVEKIKEEF comes from the coding sequence ATGAATTTAACAACTTCTGTTATTGCTAAATATGTTAATGGTATTAAGTTATCTTCTAGAGGGGAATTGACGATAACCAGTTGTGTAATTGATAGTAGGAAAGCAGTTTCTAATAGTCTTTTTATTCCCTTTAAAGGTGAAAGGGTTAACGGCTATGACTTTATAAAAAATGCTGTTGAAAATGGAAGTAGCTGTATTTTTATAGAAGATGAAAAATATTTTAATCCTGAATTGCCATGTGAATTTATATTAGTTAAAGATAATGTTATAGCATTACAACAACTAGCTAGTAATTATCGTGATGGTTTAGATTTGAAAGTTATTGGTGTTACAGGTAGTAATGGAAAAACAACAACTAAAGATTTAGTAGCAACTGTAACTAGTGTGAAGGGAAAAACATTGAAAACTCAAGGAAACTTAAATAATCATTTGGGTTTGCCGTTGACATTACTTAACTGTGATGAAAGTCATGAATTTGCTGTATTAGAAATGGGAATGAGTCAATTGGGGGAAATAGATGTATTATCTAAAATTGCTAAACCTGATATAGGAATAATTACAAATATAGGGGAATCACATTTAGAAAATTTAAAAACAAAGGAAAATATAGCTAAAGCAAAGGGGGAAATATTTAATCATTTAAATCCCGAGGGGATAGGTGTCTTGAATGGAGATGACCCTTACCTTAAGGATTTAATAAATACTTTACCAAAAGTAATTACATATGGTTTAAGGGAATATAATCAATTATATGCAAAAAATATTCACAGAGTAGGTAATAGTACAGTATTTCAGGTTAAAGGTTTAGGAATTGATGAAACTATACATTTACCTTTACTTGGAGAACATAATGTATATAATTGTTTAGTAGCTATTGCAGTAGGATTGAATTTTGGTATTGATATTAGTGATATTAAACAAAGTCTTTTAGATCTTCAACTAACAGGAATGAGAACTGAAATATTATCATTAAAAGAAATAACTTTAATAAATGATTGTTATAATGCCAGTGAAACATCTACCAAAGCTGCTCTAAGAGTATTGGAGGATTTAGGTAAAGGAAAAATTAAAATAGCTTTTTTAGGGGATATGTTGGAGCTAGGAGATTATACTGAACAAGCCCACTTTAATGTTGGAAAACAAGCAGCTTTAATAGGTGTGGGGAAAATAATAACAGTAGGACAGTATGGAAAATATATCAAAAGTGGTGCGTTAAATGGAGGTTTTAATGGAGAATTTTTATCTTTTGCTAATTCTCAACAAGCAAAGGAATATGTTAAGGATATAATAATACCTGGAGCAACGGTTTTGGTTAAAGGATCTAGAGGAATAAGAATGGAGCAGATCGTCGAAAAAATTAAGGAGGAGTTTTAA
- the mraY gene encoding phospho-N-acetylmuramoyl-pentapeptide-transferase — MEERILLYTALTSFLVAIILTPILIPFLTRLKVGQSIREDGPKRHLVKKGTPTMGGLVFLISSFIGVLIFAPKESSVYIALIATFGYGIIGFLDDYIKVVLKRSLGLKAREKLLGQVIVATIIFLLLININHSTIVKVPFIGNIDFGYFYLPFILFIMLGTSNATNLTDGLDGLLAGTFVFSISGIFYIAITQQQIGLAIFCIALLGGVLGFLVYNVNPAKLFMGDTGSLALGGALVVTAILTKTEFLLVLLGGIFVIEALSTIIQVISFKTTGKRIFKMSPIHHHFELLGWSEWKIVLTFWSVQLLFSILAIGIWYFYY, encoded by the coding sequence ATGGAAGAAAGAATTTTGTTATATACTGCTTTAACATCTTTTTTAGTAGCGATAATTTTAACACCTATTTTAATCCCATTTCTTACCAGATTAAAAGTAGGGCAAAGTATTAGGGAAGATGGTCCTAAAAGGCATTTAGTAAAAAAAGGTACTCCTACCATGGGAGGACTTGTATTTTTGATTTCTAGTTTTATAGGGGTTCTTATATTTGCTCCAAAGGAGTCGTCAGTATATATTGCTTTAATAGCAACTTTTGGATATGGTATAATAGGATTTTTAGATGACTACATTAAAGTAGTCTTAAAAAGATCTCTAGGTTTAAAAGCTAGGGAAAAGTTATTAGGGCAAGTAATAGTTGCTACAATTATCTTTCTTTTATTAATTAATATAAATCACAGCACAATTGTGAAGGTTCCTTTTATCGGAAATATAGATTTTGGTTATTTTTACCTGCCATTTATTTTGTTCATTATGCTAGGGACTAGTAATGCTACTAATTTAACTGATGGATTAGATGGATTATTAGCAGGAACATTTGTCTTTTCTATTTCTGGAATTTTTTATATAGCTATTACTCAACAACAAATAGGTTTGGCAATTTTTTGTATAGCTTTATTAGGTGGGGTACTAGGGTTTTTAGTTTATAATGTAAATCCAGCTAAATTATTTATGGGAGATACAGGTTCTTTAGCGTTAGGAGGGGCTTTAGTAGTAACAGCAATTTTAACAAAAACGGAATTTTTATTGGTACTATTAGGTGGTATCTTTGTAATAGAAGCATTATCTACCATCATTCAAGTAATATCCTTTAAAACAACTGGTAAAAGGATTTTTAAAATGTCACCAATCCACCATCACTTTGAGCTGTTAGGTTGGTCGGAATGGAAGATTGTTTTGACCTTTTGGTCCGTGCAATTGTTATTTTCTATTTTAGCTATAGGAATATGGTATTTTTATTATTAG
- the murD gene encoding UDP-N-acetylmuramoyl-L-alanine--D-glutamate ligase: protein MEFKGKYILIVGAGRTGIGIAKVLHDLGAKVIVNDGGEESKLEKDLSILKSLGIEYVVSKHPFELLHPKPEFIVKNPGISLEIPFIQYALSLGIPVISDIELINSLNTAPLVAITGTNGKTTVTSFIGHLFAKANYKEAVGGNIGISIAESIYKKDLDIIIAEVSSFQLECTFNFKPYVSVITNFSPDHLDRHKTFENYINQKKKIFLNQDDNDHTVLNFDNKICRDISSETKGNLYWFSAEREVPQGAYIEGNDIYWKRGSYKELICSAEIINILGNFNRENILAGVIVGKIFNLSNEVITEGIRTFNGVEHRLEFVGEINGVKYYNDSKATNSDSTIKALEAFKEPVTLLLGGYDKGEDFWALVQKVKEKCKKVILFGATGERIRGFLNKVEYRNYYHVKTFEEAVFLAKEKANPGEIVLLSPACASWDEFQNFEQRGRFFKELIYR, encoded by the coding sequence GTGGAATTCAAAGGTAAGTATATTTTAATTGTAGGAGCAGGTAGAACAGGGATAGGGATTGCTAAAGTACTACATGATTTAGGGGCTAAAGTGATAGTGAATGACGGAGGAGAAGAAAGTAAACTAGAAAAGGATCTAAGTATTTTAAAGAGTTTGGGTATTGAATATGTCGTAAGTAAACATCCTTTTGAATTACTCCATCCAAAGCCAGAATTTATAGTTAAAAATCCAGGGATTTCATTGGAAATCCCCTTTATTCAATATGCTTTATCTTTAGGTATTCCTGTAATTTCTGATATTGAGTTAATAAATTCTTTGAACACTGCTCCTTTAGTGGCTATTACTGGAACAAATGGAAAAACAACTGTTACTAGTTTTATAGGACATCTATTTGCTAAAGCTAATTACAAAGAGGCAGTTGGAGGTAATATAGGAATATCTATTGCAGAATCAATCTATAAAAAGGATTTAGATATCATTATAGCTGAAGTGAGTAGTTTTCAATTAGAATGTACTTTTAATTTTAAACCATACGTATCTGTGATAACCAATTTTTCCCCAGATCATTTAGATCGCCATAAAACCTTTGAAAATTATATTAATCAAAAGAAAAAGATCTTCTTAAATCAAGATGATAATGATCATACTGTTTTAAATTTTGACAACAAAATTTGTAGGGATATCTCAAGTGAGACAAAGGGAAATCTTTACTGGTTTAGTGCAGAAAGGGAAGTGCCTCAAGGGGCGTATATTGAGGGAAATGATATTTATTGGAAAAGAGGTAGTTATAAAGAACTGATTTGTTCTGCTGAAATAATTAATATCTTAGGAAATTTCAATAGAGAAAATATTTTGGCAGGAGTAATAGTGGGGAAAATATTTAATTTGTCCAATGAAGTTATCACTGAAGGTATACGAACCTTTAATGGTGTGGAACACCGTTTGGAGTTTGTTGGGGAAATAAATGGTGTGAAATATTACAATGACTCTAAAGCTACAAATAGTGATTCTACTATTAAGGCATTAGAAGCTTTCAAAGAGCCTGTAACTCTTCTTTTGGGAGGTTATGATAAAGGAGAAGATTTTTGGGCATTAGTTCAAAAAGTTAAAGAAAAATGTAAAAAAGTCATTCTTTTTGGTGCAACTGGTGAAAGAATTAGAGGGTTTTTGAATAAAGTAGAGTATAGGAATTACTATCATGTAAAAACCTTTGAAGAAGCTGTATTTTTAGCAAAGGAAAAAGCAAATCCAGGGGAAATTGTCCTTCTATCTCCAGCTTGTGCTAGTTGGGATGAATTTCAAAATTTTGAGCAAAGGGGTAGATTCTTCAAAGAGTTAATTTATAGGTAA
- the ftsW gene encoding putative lipid II flippase FtsW, producing MKRKGPPDSTLIIVTFILLGIGLVMVFSASYHQGLNRFNDSLHFIKLQLIYAVIGLIAMYVTSNFNFWQWKRFIILFFFLNFILLGVVLIPGIGVEIYGARRWLNLGFMRFQPSDFTKFALILFAANYMTKTERLTKFFSGIVPLLLVVGLSLGLIMLQPDLGTTVAIGGTIGIMLFAAGAKMSHLLFLISLSLPAVIYLIFSADYRLARIFSFLDPWADPTGSGWQIIQSLYGIAGGGLLGVGLGNSRQTTGFLPEPQNDFIFSIICEELGLIGALFVLLLFVILVWRGFNIAIKVEDTFGSFLAMGLTTMIALQVLINVGVVTSSMPTTGITLPLISYGGTSLIITLASIGIILNISRYIN from the coding sequence ATGAAAAGAAAGGGACCACCAGATTCCACACTAATTATAGTCACTTTTATTTTACTTGGGATTGGCCTAGTAATGGTCTTTAGCGCTAGTTATCATCAGGGGCTGAACAGATTTAATGATAGTTTACATTTTATTAAATTACAATTAATTTATGCTGTAATAGGCCTTATTGCCATGTACGTTACCTCTAATTTTAACTTTTGGCAGTGGAAAAGATTTATAATCCTTTTCTTCTTCTTAAACTTTATTTTATTAGGTGTAGTGTTAATTCCAGGGATTGGAGTGGAAATTTACGGTGCAAGAAGGTGGCTTAATCTAGGTTTTATGCGTTTTCAACCTTCTGATTTTACTAAATTTGCTTTAATCCTCTTTGCTGCTAATTATATGACCAAAACGGAAAGGCTGACAAAATTTTTCTCAGGAATTGTTCCTTTATTACTTGTAGTGGGATTATCTTTAGGTTTAATTATGTTACAACCTGATTTAGGAACCACTGTAGCTATAGGTGGTACAATCGGTATTATGCTTTTTGCAGCGGGGGCTAAAATGAGTCATTTGTTATTTTTAATTTCCTTAAGTTTACCAGCTGTTATATATTTAATCTTTTCTGCAGATTATCGTTTAGCTAGGATATTTAGTTTTTTAGATCCTTGGGCTGATCCAACTGGCAGCGGTTGGCAAATTATTCAGTCATTATATGGTATAGCAGGAGGGGGGTTGTTAGGAGTCGGTCTTGGTAATAGCAGACAAACGACAGGTTTTTTGCCAGAACCACAAAATGATTTTATATTTTCTATAATTTGTGAAGAGTTAGGGCTTATCGGGGCATTATTTGTTTTGTTATTATTTGTAATTTTAGTGTGGAGAGGTTTTAATATAGCTATAAAAGTTGAGGATACTTTCGGAAGTTTTCTGGCTATGGGGCTTACCACAATGATTGCTTTACAAGTATTAATAAATGTAGGAGTGGTAACTTCTTCAATGCCAACTACTGGAATTACTTTGCCTTTAATAAGTTATGGTGGTACATCTTTGATAATAACTTTGGCAAGTATAGGCATAATTCTTAATATTTCCCGCTATATAAATTAA
- the murB gene encoding UDP-N-acetylmuramate dehydrogenase: protein MLEELLKITVNVKTAEPLSKHTTIKIGGNGDFLVIAQNLQEIVKLVTLAKERNQPLLIIGNGSNLLVSDEGVRGIVLKILNSKSKISVDNQSITVFSGIPLSKLIFWAISNGYSGIEELIGIPGTLGGSVVMNAGAMGREIGELVQWVKVLDIDNLEIYNLKKDDLNFSYRKSSLQRKNLVVLEVNLSLWQENPKYLQQRVKEILKVRKANQPINYPNAGSIFKNPPNFSAGKLIEEVGLKGYRIGDAQISTKHGNFIVNLGKAKAVEVMALINLARKEVFTNFGIKLEPEVKIIGGGLNLEEV from the coding sequence ATGCTAGAAGAACTTTTAAAAATAACGGTAAATGTAAAAACTGCTGAACCACTAAGTAAACATACCACTATTAAAATTGGAGGGAATGGGGATTTTCTTGTCATAGCCCAAAATTTACAAGAAATCGTAAAGTTAGTTACTTTAGCTAAGGAAAGAAATCAGCCTTTACTAATAATAGGAAATGGTTCAAATCTTTTAGTAAGTGATGAAGGGGTTAGAGGTATAGTATTAAAAATTCTAAACAGTAAGAGTAAAATTTCAGTGGATAATCAGAGTATTACTGTTTTTAGTGGTATTCCACTATCTAAGTTAATTTTTTGGGCTATAAGTAATGGATATAGTGGTATAGAAGAGTTGATTGGTATTCCAGGAACCCTTGGAGGCTCTGTAGTTATGAATGCCGGTGCTATGGGTCGAGAAATAGGTGAATTAGTTCAATGGGTTAAAGTATTAGATATTGATAACTTAGAAATTTATAATTTAAAAAAAGATGACTTAAATTTTTCTTATAGAAAATCTTCTTTACAAAGAAAAAACTTAGTGGTTTTAGAAGTAAATTTATCCCTATGGCAAGAAAATCCTAAATATTTACAGCAAAGAGTAAAAGAAATATTAAAAGTTAGAAAAGCTAATCAACCCATCAATTACCCTAATGCTGGTAGCATATTCAAAAACCCCCCTAACTTCAGTGCGGGAAAACTTATAGAAGAAGTGGGATTAAAAGGTTATAGAATAGGGGATGCACAAATATCAACAAAACACGGTAATTTTATTGTTAATTTAGGAAAAGCAAAGGCTGTTGAAGTAATGGCACTAATTAACTTAGCGAGGAAAGAAGTATTTACTAATTTTGGAATTAAACTAGAGCCTGAGGTTAAAATTATAGGTGGGGGGTTAAATTTAGAGGAGGTTTAA